From the Pseudomonas putida genome, one window contains:
- a CDS encoding autotransporter domain-containing protein → MNPLFRLSPLAFAITLAMLPNAHAVDYTLDSGEDNFSSDRAYDGTVSLRPGNGVPATLTINNGAELTSKGGRIGGSSTNSEASTAMATVTVQGPGTRWFVPRTTAVLGNTIVVGGAGQGTLNVLDGGEVFVRDLQLSDNGNAGNGLSRANLVVDGQGSKVDAVEVTSGGTFLYDSRITLRNGGQLLSDRVAINSISDLSGANTRWDNTGSFTNRNDLSLSDGAVLTSDTMRLGSANLSRNTVVSVTGAGTRLATRALTLGTTTSSTTLVLANGAELSSSEGIDISELTSINSAARGALSIGGAVVRDDSRTDIDAISASAAQAAGRLDPQTAIRFGAGSGALSFNHTDSDLQVSNSISGAGRVYSFSGNTTLSGDLNGMSGSTVVRGGRLVLAGDVDQSNPRGTSLLSIGNGTLVVNGTVGHTDALGNYSNRAQVLDGGVLAGSGQVGTTQVASGGTLSPGEGALGTLRINGDLDMAAGSRYAADIAGDGGSDHVNVSGTATLRGTRVDVTTLNDAQSYQTGQTYTLLAAQGGVVDGAAAGTAYAQAFTNSAFLDVSLQRTANELNLTIAQKPTTPEPPVEPPVEPPVEPPVTPPVQPPVEPPVQPPVEPPVEPPVQPPVQPPVQPPETGGPATPGIFQTVALTENQWNTAGALSDLQQSGEPLRLYNNLLVLDADTARTAIDQLSGDYHGSTGTALIANSQVVSGVLNTRLRDLFDSTAVRMPLGAANFMPTTPEAQGGAWAQAFGNWSKLDGNNGAGGLHQRTGGVLIGADGSITPDWRAGLYGGYSRTKFDADDRDAKGHSDNYHLGLYTGAQLDALRLSADVGYTWHKLDSKRNVAFAGFSDHLKGERDANTLQASGEAAYRIGLGEVALEPFVGVSYVKYDADSFHEKGGAAALDVSSEKQDTWFSTVGMRASTRTRVAEHETQFYGSLGWRRAYGDLDPRSTQAFAGGPDFAVQGIAQTRDVAMTEVGAKVKLNRQTDVGLSYQGQFGSDARYHSVNAGITVRF, encoded by the coding sequence ATGAACCCCCTTTTCAGACTATCCCCGCTCGCCTTCGCCATCACCCTCGCCATGCTGCCCAATGCCCACGCAGTGGACTACACCCTCGATAGCGGCGAAGACAATTTCAGCAGCGACCGCGCCTACGATGGCACGGTGTCGCTGCGCCCCGGCAACGGCGTGCCCGCCACCCTGACCATCAACAACGGTGCCGAACTCACCAGCAAAGGTGGGCGAATCGGTGGCTCGTCCACCAACAGCGAAGCCAGCACGGCCATGGCCACTGTCACGGTACAAGGCCCAGGTACCCGCTGGTTCGTACCGCGCACCACAGCCGTGTTAGGTAACACCATCGTCGTCGGCGGCGCCGGCCAGGGCACGCTCAACGTGCTCGACGGCGGCGAAGTGTTTGTGCGCGACCTGCAGCTCAGCGACAACGGCAATGCCGGCAATGGCCTGTCGCGGGCAAACCTGGTGGTCGACGGCCAAGGTTCCAAGGTGGATGCCGTCGAGGTGACCTCCGGCGGCACCTTCCTCTACGACTCGCGCATCACCCTGCGCAATGGCGGGCAGCTGCTCAGCGACCGTGTGGCCATCAACTCGATCAGCGACCTGTCCGGTGCCAACACCCGCTGGGACAACACCGGCAGCTTCACCAACCGCAACGACCTCAGCCTGAGCGACGGCGCGGTACTGACCAGCGACACGATGAGGCTAGGCTCGGCCAACCTCAGCCGCAACACCGTGGTCAGCGTCACTGGCGCAGGCACGCGCCTGGCCACGCGCGCGCTGACCTTGGGCACCACCACCTCCAGCACCACCCTGGTGCTGGCCAACGGCGCCGAGCTGAGCAGTAGCGAAGGCATCGACATCAGCGAGCTGACCAGCATCAACTCGGCCGCACGCGGCGCCCTCAGCATCGGGGGGGCAGTGGTCAGGGACGACAGCCGCACCGATATCGACGCCATCAGCGCCAGCGCCGCACAAGCCGCCGGCCGTCTCGACCCGCAAACGGCGATCCGCTTCGGCGCCGGCAGCGGCGCGCTGTCGTTCAACCACACCGACAGCGACCTGCAAGTGAGCAACAGCATCAGCGGTGCGGGCCGGGTCTACAGTTTCAGCGGCAACACCACCCTGAGCGGCGACTTGAACGGGATGTCCGGCAGCACCGTGGTACGTGGCGGGCGCCTGGTGCTGGCCGGCGATGTCGACCAGAGCAACCCGCGCGGCACCTCGCTGCTGAGCATCGGCAACGGCACCCTGGTGGTCAACGGCACCGTCGGCCACACCGACGCCCTTGGCAACTACAGCAACCGCGCCCAGGTACTGGACGGTGGTGTGCTGGCCGGCAGCGGCCAGGTCGGCACCACCCAGGTCGCCTCGGGCGGCACCCTCTCGCCGGGTGAAGGTGCATTGGGTACCCTGAGGATCAACGGCGACCTGGACATGGCGGCCGGCTCGCGTTACGCCGCCGACATCGCCGGTGATGGTGGCTCCGATCACGTCAACGTCAGCGGCACCGCCACCCTGCGTGGCACACGGGTCGATGTCACCACGCTCAATGACGCGCAAAGCTACCAGACCGGGCAAACCTATACCTTGCTGGCCGCCCAGGGCGGCGTGGTGGACGGTGCGGCTGCCGGTACTGCCTATGCACAGGCGTTCACCAACTCGGCGTTTCTCGACGTCAGCCTGCAGCGCACGGCCAACGAACTGAACCTGACCATCGCGCAGAAACCCACCACGCCGGAGCCACCGGTCGAGCCCCCGGTAGAGCCCCCCGTGGAGCCACCCGTCACGCCACCGGTGCAGCCGCCCGTCGAGCCACCGGTTCAACCTCCCGTCGAGCCCCCTGTCGAACCGCCCGTACAGCCACCGGTCCAGCCCCCGGTCCAGCCGCCAGAAACCGGCGGGCCAGCCACCCCAGGCATCTTCCAGACCGTGGCGCTCACCGAAAACCAATGGAACACCGCAGGCGCACTGAGCGACCTGCAGCAGAGCGGCGAGCCGCTGCGCCTGTACAACAACCTGCTGGTGCTCGATGCCGACACCGCGCGCACTGCCATCGACCAGCTCTCCGGCGACTACCACGGCAGCACCGGCACCGCGCTGATCGCCAACAGCCAAGTGGTCTCCGGCGTGCTGAACACCCGCCTGCGCGACCTGTTCGACAGCACCGCAGTGCGCATGCCGCTCGGCGCCGCGAACTTCATGCCAACCACCCCTGAAGCGCAAGGCGGCGCCTGGGCGCAAGCCTTCGGCAACTGGTCGAAGCTGGACGGCAACAACGGTGCCGGCGGCCTGCACCAGCGCACTGGCGGTGTGCTGATTGGCGCCGACGGCAGCATTACCCCGGACTGGCGCGCCGGCCTCTACGGTGGCTACAGCCGCACCAAGTTCGATGCCGATGACCGCGATGCCAAGGGCCACAGCGACAACTACCACCTTGGCCTGTACACCGGCGCCCAGCTCGATGCCCTGCGCCTGAGTGCAGATGTCGGCTACACCTGGCACAAACTCGACAGCAAACGCAACGTGGCCTTTGCCGGGTTCAGCGACCACCTGAAGGGCGAGCGCGACGCCAACACATTGCAGGCCAGTGGCGAGGCGGCTTATCGCATCGGCCTGGGTGAAGTGGCGCTGGAGCCGTTCGTGGGCGTGTCGTACGTGAAGTACGACGCCGACAGCTTCCATGAGAAAGGTGGGGCTGCGGCGCTGGATGTGTCCAGTGAGAAGCAGGACACCTGGTTCTCGACCGTGGGCATGCGCGCTTCAACCCGTACCCGCGTGGCGGAACACGAAACCCAGTTCTATGGGTCGTTGGGCTGGCGGCGAGCGTACGGTGACCTCGACCCGCGCAGTACCCAGGCCTTTGCCGGTGGGCCTGACTTCGCGGTGCAGGGCATCGCCCAGACGCGCGATGTGGCGATGACGGAAGTGGGCGCGAAAGTGAAACTGAACCGCCAGACCGATGTGGGGCTGTCGTATCAGGGCCAGTTCGGCTCAGATGCCCGCTACCACTCGGTGAATGCAGGGATTACGGTTCGCTTCTAG
- a CDS encoding GNAT family N-acetyltransferase: protein MVFVRPLEASEWRVYRALRLRALQDSPDAFASQYEGEAVREDSDWAARVSAAAMSTSVQVLIAFQQTEPCGLVWCKSSAAEPAVVELFQMWVGPSARGLGAGRALLDAAIAWAVRRGAERVCLGVTIARSAAMHLYESSGFCPVGEPEPLRPGSMLMSQTMELQLTRF, encoded by the coding sequence ATGGTGTTCGTACGCCCATTGGAGGCAAGTGAATGGCGGGTCTATCGAGCCTTGCGTTTGAGAGCCTTGCAAGACTCACCGGATGCTTTTGCAAGCCAATACGAAGGTGAGGCCGTCAGGGAGGATTCAGACTGGGCCGCTCGGGTCAGCGCAGCTGCGATGTCCACTAGCGTTCAGGTCTTGATTGCATTTCAACAAACCGAGCCCTGTGGCCTTGTGTGGTGCAAGTCCTCGGCTGCCGAGCCTGCTGTCGTCGAGCTTTTCCAGATGTGGGTAGGTCCTTCGGCCCGCGGACTTGGAGCGGGCAGGGCGTTGCTGGATGCCGCCATCGCCTGGGCGGTAAGGCGGGGTGCGGAACGTGTCTGCCTGGGGGTGACGATCGCACGGAGTGCTGCCATGCACTTGTATGAGAGCAGTGGGTTTTGTCCTGTCGGTGAGCCGGAGCCATTGCGGCCGGGGTCGATGCTGATGTCGCAAACCATGGAACTGCAATTGACGCGCTTCTGA
- a CDS encoding GNAT family N-acetyltransferase: protein MEQSCTTYYLEMASASELKAKPQPDDLQIIECEVPQPELNRFLYQLIGTPWEWGDLDVWTLSDWQALVEQDCHRTWVAYHRGAIAGYYELYRPDGRNSEIRYFGLAPQFLGCGFGGALLSHAVRSAWQWQGTERVWVHTCTFDHPAALRNYQARGFRIFKQEETAPSS from the coding sequence ATGGAACAGTCTTGCACCACGTATTACCTGGAAATGGCTTCGGCATCCGAGCTGAAGGCAAAGCCTCAGCCTGACGACCTCCAGATCATCGAATGTGAAGTGCCTCAGCCGGAACTTAATCGGTTTCTCTACCAGCTAATTGGCACGCCTTGGGAGTGGGGCGATCTTGACGTCTGGACGCTGTCTGACTGGCAGGCGCTCGTTGAGCAGGATTGCCACCGTACCTGGGTTGCCTATCACCGTGGTGCAATAGCCGGCTATTACGAGCTTTATCGCCCGGATGGGCGTAACAGCGAAATTCGCTACTTTGGGCTGGCACCTCAGTTTCTGGGGTGCGGCTTCGGTGGTGCGCTCTTGAGCCATGCTGTTCGCTCCGCATGGCAGTGGCAGGGTACGGAGCGGGTTTGGGTACATACCTGCACATTCGACCATCCTGCCGCGCTGCGAAACTATCAGGCGCGTGGATTCCGTATTTTCAAACAGGAGGAGACGGCGCCAAGTTCGTGA
- a CDS encoding DUF1737 domain-containing protein produces the protein MTQPPDGLPIYRVLTGPDDASFCHRVSDALKLGYQLHGGPALTFNGKDVIVAQAVTWPGAHVASSS, from the coding sequence ATGACTCAACCACCGGATGGATTACCGATTTACCGAGTGCTGACCGGCCCCGACGATGCCTCCTTTTGCCACAGGGTCAGTGATGCCTTGAAGCTGGGCTATCAACTCCATGGCGGGCCTGCACTGACGTTCAATGGAAAGGATGTGATCGTAGCGCAGGCTGTGACTTGGCCAGGTGCCCACGTAGCTTCGTCTTCATAA
- a CDS encoding DUF2167 domain-containing protein produces the protein MKHLRQLLAAVLLCATTLPAIAASTPASAPTTSEQPHLTAEQWLATLKPQHGNITLPSGIASLQLNNEFYYLSPDDTERLLTEGWGNPPGFKTLGMIIPNAVNPLADNGWGVIISYKNDGHISDDDAAKIDYADLLEQMKAEDEEDNKQRREEGYAGLTLLGWAEPPSYDQATHKMYWARELKAEDADQTTLNYSIRVLGREGVLELNAVAAMADLQTIKQETPKILAFTNFTDGNRYADYDAKTDKLAPYGLAALVAGGIAAKAGLFAKIGVALLAFKKFIVLGLVAIAGFFGRLFKRKRA, from the coding sequence ATGAAACACCTGCGCCAATTGTTGGCGGCAGTGTTGCTCTGCGCAACCACTTTGCCCGCCATTGCCGCCAGCACCCCCGCGTCTGCACCAACCACCAGCGAACAACCGCACCTGACCGCCGAACAATGGCTGGCCACGCTCAAGCCTCAGCACGGCAACATCACCCTGCCCAGCGGCATCGCCAGCCTGCAACTCAACAACGAGTTCTACTACCTGTCGCCAGACGACACCGAGCGCCTGCTGACCGAAGGCTGGGGCAACCCACCGGGCTTCAAGACCCTCGGCATGATCATACCGAACGCCGTCAACCCACTGGCGGACAACGGCTGGGGCGTGATCATCAGCTACAAGAACGACGGCCACATTTCCGACGATGACGCCGCCAAGATCGACTACGCCGACCTGCTCGAGCAGATGAAGGCCGAGGACGAGGAAGACAACAAGCAGCGTCGTGAGGAAGGCTATGCCGGCCTGACCCTGTTGGGCTGGGCCGAGCCACCGAGCTACGATCAGGCGACCCACAAGATGTACTGGGCGCGCGAGCTGAAGGCCGAAGACGCCGACCAGACCACGCTGAACTACAGCATCCGCGTGCTGGGCCGCGAAGGCGTGCTGGAGCTCAACGCCGTGGCGGCGATGGCCGACCTGCAGACCATCAAGCAGGAAACGCCGAAGATCCTCGCCTTCACTAACTTCACCGATGGCAACCGCTACGCCGACTACGACGCCAAGACCGACAAGCTGGCGCCGTACGGGCTGGCCGCCCTGGTCGCCGGTGGCATCGCCGCCAAGGCGGGCCTGTTCGCCAAGATCGGTGTTGCCTTGCTGGCGTTCAAGAAGTTCATCGTCCTGGGCTTGGTGGCCATCGCCGGATTCTTCGGCAGGCTGTTCAAGCGCAAGCGAGCCTGA
- a CDS encoding DUF3077 domain-containing protein: MATEETKFTVGKTTFYQGDNQTHPLFRIEPGIPCQSAREQASELMGYVRDLTIDGLMEDKPQLLWASHYLSALAKALLDDAELGMMKD, from the coding sequence ATGGCCACCGAAGAAACCAAATTCACAGTCGGCAAAACCACCTTCTACCAAGGTGATAACCAGACCCACCCGCTCTTCCGCATCGAACCCGGCATCCCTTGCCAAAGCGCCCGCGAACAGGCTTCTGAATTGATGGGCTACGTCCGCGACCTGACCATCGACGGCCTGATGGAAGACAAACCTCAGCTGCTCTGGGCCTCGCACTACCTCAGCGCCCTGGCCAAAGCCCTGCTCGATGATGCCGAACTGGGCATGATGAAAGATTGA
- a CDS encoding AAA family ATPase, translated as MLTTLAIGNYRSINHLVLPLGQLNLVTGANGSGKSNLYKALRLLAETAQGGVIEALAREGGLDSTWWAGPEMSARMKRGEVPIQGQHPSDVKRLRLGFATEDFGFSISLGLPIPLPYPSAFMLDPEIKSEAIWGAGAYRPAALLVERRNAMVRAREGNSWIVLDQHADNCESFFNIVGRPRQAPEIGELRAFINSWRFYDHFRIDRDAPCRQPQLGTRSPVLHHDGRNLASALQTIIEIGEVEDLVAALEDAFPGSRLEIDAPPGGLFSVRLHQHGLLRPLGGAELSDGTLRYLLLMAALLTPRPPSLMVLNEPETSLHADLLPALARLIIRASQRSQVWVVSHSRPLIEALTACEGCNVLELEKVQGQTQLRGVGLLDEPLWRWID; from the coding sequence ATGCTCACCACCCTCGCCATCGGCAACTACCGCTCGATCAACCACCTTGTGTTGCCACTAGGCCAACTCAATCTGGTGACGGGTGCCAACGGCAGCGGCAAATCCAATCTCTACAAGGCCCTGCGCCTGCTCGCCGAAACCGCCCAGGGCGGCGTGATCGAAGCGCTTGCCCGTGAAGGCGGATTGGATTCGACCTGGTGGGCCGGGCCTGAGATGAGTGCGCGCATGAAGCGCGGTGAAGTGCCCATCCAAGGCCAGCATCCGAGCGACGTCAAACGCCTGCGCTTGGGTTTTGCCACCGAGGATTTCGGCTTTTCCATCTCGCTCGGCCTGCCGATTCCCCTGCCCTATCCCAGCGCCTTCATGCTCGACCCCGAGATCAAGAGCGAAGCCATCTGGGGCGCCGGCGCCTACCGGCCTGCTGCCTTGTTGGTAGAGCGCAGAAACGCCATGGTGCGTGCCCGCGAGGGCAACAGCTGGATAGTGCTCGATCAGCATGCCGACAACTGTGAGAGCTTCTTCAACATCGTTGGCCGCCCACGGCAAGCACCGGAAATCGGCGAGTTGCGGGCCTTCATCAACAGCTGGCGGTTCTATGATCACTTCCGCATCGACCGCGACGCGCCTTGCCGTCAGCCCCAGCTGGGCACTCGCTCACCGGTGCTGCACCACGATGGCCGCAATCTCGCCTCGGCGCTGCAGACCATTATCGAGATCGGTGAAGTTGAAGACCTCGTAGCCGCACTGGAGGACGCATTCCCCGGCAGCCGCCTCGAGATAGATGCGCCACCGGGTGGCCTGTTCAGTGTGCGACTGCATCAGCACGGGCTGCTACGCCCGCTGGGTGGCGCCGAGTTGTCGGACGGCACGCTGCGTTATCTGTTGCTGATGGCCGCGCTTCTCACTCCACGGCCGCCATCGCTGATGGTGCTGAACGAACCGGAAACCAGCCTGCATGCCGACCTGCTGCCAGCCTTGGCCCGGCTGATCATCCGCGCCTCGCAACGTAGCCAGGTGTGGGTGGTGTCGCACAGCAGGCCGCTGATCGAGGCATTGACGGCGTGTGAGGGGTGCAATGTGCTGGAGTTGGAGAAGGTACAGGGCCAGACCCAGTTACGCGGAGTTGGGCTGTTGGATGAACCGCTATGGCGCTGGATAGACTGA
- a CDS encoding FAD-dependent monooxygenase, protein MHNPHSAPRRSLYFNYQVFPAHTASVGAARPERKPVVVAGAGPIGLTTALDLARHGIACVVLAAERQVSEGSRAIVFTRRSMEILQQVGVAGRVSELGLPWSCGNSFYRNRLVFRMENPHDPDDRFAPMTNLQQPCLEQCLVEAAEANPLIELRWGNRVTGLMQHDDFARLVIDTPAGHYELDADWVVAADGARSTLRTLLDLKLEGTAYEGRFVIADIKIDLGLPTERLAYFDPAWNPGNTVLMHREPGDIWRIDYQLPPDETAEQALQPESLRERINAQLQMMGVEDPQWEMDWSSVYSARALTLPDYIHQRVIFVGDAAHLLPIFGVRGANTGFQDCHGLVWKLALTLKGLAGPKLLPSYSSERVSAAREIISEAGKSTRFMAPPRRATAWYAMRCCRCR, encoded by the coding sequence ATGCATAACCCCCACAGCGCGCCGCGCCGCTCCCTCTATTTCAACTACCAGGTCTTCCCTGCCCACACCGCCAGCGTCGGCGCTGCCCGCCCTGAGCGCAAACCGGTGGTGGTGGCAGGCGCCGGCCCGATCGGCCTGACCACTGCCCTGGACCTGGCCCGCCATGGCATCGCCTGCGTAGTGCTGGCTGCAGAGCGGCAAGTGAGTGAAGGCAGCCGGGCGATCGTGTTCACCCGCCGCTCGATGGAAATCCTGCAACAGGTGGGTGTCGCAGGCCGTGTCAGCGAACTTGGCTTGCCGTGGAGCTGTGGCAATTCGTTCTACCGCAACCGGCTGGTGTTCCGTATGGAGAACCCACACGACCCAGACGACCGCTTCGCGCCCATGACCAACCTGCAACAGCCCTGCCTGGAGCAGTGCCTGGTCGAAGCCGCCGAGGCCAACCCGTTGATCGAGCTGCGCTGGGGCAACCGCGTGACCGGTTTGATGCAGCATGACGATTTCGCCCGGCTGGTCATCGACACCCCCGCCGGTCACTACGAGTTGGACGCTGACTGGGTAGTGGCTGCAGATGGTGCCCGCTCGACACTGCGCACGCTGCTCGATCTTAAACTTGAAGGCACCGCCTACGAAGGCCGCTTCGTGATCGCCGACATCAAGATCGACCTCGGCCTGCCCACCGAGCGCCTGGCCTACTTCGACCCGGCCTGGAACCCGGGCAACACCGTTTTGATGCATCGCGAACCGGGTGATATCTGGCGCATCGACTACCAACTGCCGCCAGACGAAACTGCGGAACAGGCGTTGCAGCCCGAATCCTTGCGCGAGCGCATCAATGCCCAGTTGCAGATGATGGGTGTAGAAGACCCGCAGTGGGAAATGGACTGGAGCTCGGTCTATTCGGCCCGCGCCCTGACCCTGCCGGACTACATTCACCAGCGCGTGATCTTCGTCGGCGACGCGGCGCACCTGTTGCCGATCTTCGGCGTGCGAGGTGCCAACACCGGCTTCCAGGATTGCCATGGCCTGGTGTGGAAGCTGGCCCTGACCCTCAAGGGCCTCGCGGGCCCCAAGCTGCTGCCGTCCTACTCCAGCGAACGCGTGAGTGCCGCGCGAGAAATCATCAGCGAGGCCGGCAAGAGCACCCGCTTCATGGCGCCACCACGGCGGGCTACCGCCTGGTACGCGATGCGGTGCTGTCGCTGTCGCTGA
- a CDS encoding DUF2783 domain-containing protein, producing MNTLTAADLEVVYDVLAEALDQATPAKAELFLTKLALLSAHALGDAQAFTALTQSALLDL from the coding sequence ATGAATACCCTGACCGCAGCAGACCTGGAAGTGGTTTACGACGTACTGGCAGAGGCCCTCGACCAGGCCACACCGGCCAAGGCCGAGCTGTTCCTGACCAAGCTGGCCTTGCTCAGCGCCCATGCCCTCGGCGATGCCCAAGCCTTCACTGCACTGACCCAGTCGGCGCTACTCGACTTGTAA
- a CDS encoding MFS transporter: MHPNTAPLATLKTASSPQHAVMRKVSRRLLGFLFLCFVLSFLDRINIGFAGLTMMGDLGLSSTQFGMATTLFYIAYVACGIPSNMALAKVGARRWIGSLMIAWGLASTATLFATDAGSLYLLRTLVGITEAGFLPGVLLYLTFWFPAAYRARANALFMIAMPFTAGFGSALSGLILSLDGVWGLHDWQWLFLLEGMPSVIMGFVVFGYLNDTPGQAHWLSPEDKQQLQQALAADEPPATRTEETEPGSLLREMLSPTVLLFSLVYFCLVNTLAMIAVWTPLIIKSISAADSSNSTIGFLAMIPQVCTIIGMVVWGLHSDRSQERRWHLVLPMLMAAAGWLFAAYAGNPLVQLCGICMAATGSYTAMSIFWTTPDQALTFKARAIGIAVINAFGNIGSALNPLVVGWLKNLTQSFTAGIVYATALLVMGALLTFLLPLRSVTSISKPAQDL; encoded by the coding sequence ATGCACCCGAACACTGCCCCCCTTGCCACGCTAAAAACTGCCAGCAGCCCTCAGCACGCCGTGATGCGCAAAGTCTCCAGGCGCCTGCTCGGCTTTCTGTTCCTGTGCTTTGTGCTGTCGTTTCTCGACCGCATCAACATCGGCTTCGCCGGCCTGACCATGATGGGCGACCTGGGCCTGAGCAGCACCCAGTTCGGCATGGCGACCACGCTGTTCTACATCGCCTACGTCGCCTGCGGTATTCCCAGCAACATGGCCTTGGCCAAGGTAGGCGCACGCAGATGGATTGGCAGCCTGATGATCGCCTGGGGCCTGGCCTCGACCGCGACCCTGTTCGCGACCGATGCCGGCAGCCTGTACCTGCTGCGGACGCTGGTCGGTATCACTGAAGCTGGCTTCCTGCCTGGCGTGCTGCTGTACCTGACGTTCTGGTTCCCGGCGGCGTACCGGGCACGCGCCAATGCGCTGTTCATGATCGCCATGCCATTTACCGCAGGCTTCGGCTCGGCACTTTCGGGGCTGATACTGAGCCTGGATGGAGTTTGGGGGCTGCACGACTGGCAGTGGCTGTTCCTGCTCGAAGGCATGCCTTCGGTGATCATGGGCTTTGTGGTGTTCGGTTACCTGAACGACACGCCAGGCCAGGCCCATTGGCTGAGCCCGGAGGACAAGCAACAGCTGCAGCAGGCTCTGGCCGCTGATGAACCGCCTGCAACCCGTACAGAAGAAACTGAACCCGGCAGCCTGTTGCGCGAAATGCTCTCGCCCACCGTGCTGCTGTTCAGCCTGGTGTACTTCTGCCTGGTCAACACGCTGGCGATGATCGCCGTCTGGACGCCGCTGATCATCAAGAGCATCAGTGCCGCCGACAGCAGCAACAGCACCATTGGCTTTCTGGCGATGATCCCGCAGGTGTGCACCATCATCGGCATGGTGGTGTGGGGGCTGCATTCCGATCGCAGCCAGGAGCGCCGATGGCACCTGGTGCTGCCGATGCTGATGGCCGCTGCCGGCTGGCTGTTCGCAGCTTATGCCGGTAACCCGCTGGTGCAGCTGTGCGGGATCTGCATGGCGGCCACCGGGTCTTACACCGCCATGTCGATTTTCTGGACGACACCGGACCAGGCGCTGACGTTCAAGGCACGGGCCATTGGCATTGCGGTGATCAATGCGTTTGGCAATATCGGTTCGGCGCTGAACCCGCTGGTGGTTGGCTGGCTGAAGAACCTGACCCAAAGCTTCACGGCCGGGATCGTGTACGCCACGGCGCTGCTGGTGATGGGGGCGCTGTTGACCTTCCTGCTGCCGCTGCGCTCGGTCACATCCATTTCAAAACCTGCACAAGACCTGTAG
- a CDS encoding helix-turn-helix transcriptional regulator — MEFWPLRPSTTDFRLSIEQTASLLARTSESHGKLLAADMLKLVSAQVPLAQCTIFAYNPNRSPQIISFADRARMIELPRISSNYAERFYSMDGNQQAMTARPALATTDRILVQRQGIEDIAHRDYRRICYELPQISERVALLTHCEGNRWLSVNFYRGHEHGRFSAHEINVIETAAPLIVQISRLHYRAYLEANEMPALLSERVVSLYPELTRRDQELLQLMLAGCEVEGISVSMGIQLSSAATYIKRLYRKLGISGQRELLALATQRKWSSQVH; from the coding sequence ATGGAATTCTGGCCATTACGCCCATCCACGACCGACTTCCGCCTGAGCATCGAGCAAACCGCCAGCCTGCTCGCCCGCACCAGCGAAAGCCACGGCAAGCTGCTGGCCGCCGACATGCTGAAACTGGTCAGTGCCCAGGTCCCGCTGGCCCAATGCACCATCTTTGCCTATAACCCCAACCGCAGCCCGCAGATCATTTCCTTCGCCGACCGCGCACGGATGATCGAGCTCCCCAGAATCTCCAGCAACTACGCCGAACGCTTCTACAGCATGGACGGCAACCAACAGGCGATGACCGCACGCCCCGCCCTGGCGACCACCGACCGCATCCTGGTGCAACGCCAAGGCATCGAAGACATCGCCCACCGGGACTACCGACGCATCTGCTACGAACTGCCGCAAATCTCCGAACGTGTCGCACTGCTTACCCATTGCGAGGGCAATCGTTGGCTGTCGGTGAATTTCTATCGGGGGCATGAACATGGGCGTTTTTCAGCCCATGAGATCAATGTCATCGAAACAGCGGCGCCACTGATCGTACAAATCTCGCGATTACATTACCGCGCTTATCTCGAAGCCAATGAAATGCCGGCGTTGCTCAGTGAGCGGGTTGTCAGTCTGTACCCGGAACTGACACGGCGTGACCAGGAGCTGCTGCAATTGATGCTGGCTGGGTGTGAGGTTGAGGGCATCAGCGTGAGCATGGGTATTCAGCTGTCGAGTGCGGCTACGTATATCAAGCGGCTGTATCGCAAGTTGGGGATATCCGGGCAGCGTGAGTTATTGGCGTTGGCTACTCAGCGTAAGTGGTCGAGTCAGGTTCACTGA
- a CDS encoding DUF3077 domain-containing protein: MATEETKFTVGKTTFYQGENQTHPLFRIEPGIPCQSAREQASELMGYVRDLTIDGLMEDKPQLLWASHYLSALAKALLDDAELGMMKD, from the coding sequence ATGGCCACCGAAGAAACCAAATTCACAGTCGGCAAAACCACCTTCTACCAAGGCGAAAACCAGACCCATCCCCTCTTCCGCATCGAACCCGGCATCCCTTGCCAAAGCGCCCGCGAACAGGCCTCTGAACTGATGGGCTACGTCCGCGACCTGACCATCGACGGCCTGATGGAAGACAAACCCCAACTGCTCTGGGCCTCGCACTACCTCAGCGCCCTGGCCAAGGCCCTGCTTGATGATGCCGAACTTGGCATGATGAAAGATTGA